A stretch of DNA from Candidatus Micrarchaeota archaeon:
GTATTAAGGGCAGTAACCCACGCTGTCGTGCCGTTTGACTGGTACAGCGCCGCAACACTTTCAGGCCCTAACGGCCCATATGCTACGTAGACCATGCCCCCTTCCAGCAATACCGTTGAGGAAATGCCCTCGCTGCTGCTGTCAAGGCTTGCCTTCCAGTTGACAGTGCCGTTAGCCATGCCTGCAGAGTATACGTTCCCGTTCCAGTCCGTGAAATAAACGTTCCCGTTAAGGACCATGGGCGTAGATGTTATGAAGGAATTGGTGTTTATTACCCATGCCTGGGTTATGTTTGCTATATTTGAGGAGTTTATCGTCGAGTTGGCTTGATACCTCGTATTGTTGTTGTTCAATATAAGAGATGTCCAGTCCCCACCTCTTACCTGCTGGGATACTGCAAAAGCTACGCATAAGGAGAAGGCAAGCGCAAGCAACAGCAATTTCTGTACCAAATGCGATACACCCCTGGATAATCTATTTAGATAAGCTTATAAGCTTTTCATCAAAATATATCATAAAAGTGGTAAATATTGTCATGGAGAACCTTTTGGTCCTTGCAGTCAATGATATCCTATTCAAACCGATCCTTATAAACAAGCCCTTTTAATACCTCTGCAAGGCATAGGAAAGAATATATATCTCCTCAACAAGAAAATATTCTGTATAATCTTTGTTTTTTGGCAAAAACTCAAGTTTATATGCAAAATGAGGTTAGCGGGGGTAAGATGCAGCATCGTAATTTGTTCATACTTAGTGCAATTAGCATAATCTTTGTATTGCTATTGATAGTGCCGAAGGCACAGCCTGTCACAGGCGGCGAATGGACATCATTGACATTTGACAACAACAATACAAGATACCAGGCCAATTCCACGATAAACAGCATGAATGTCGGTAGTCTTGTCCCTGCATGGAACATCACAACACATAATTCCATAACTTCTACGCCGCTTGTCCAGAACGGCAACGTATATTTTGATGACTGGGGCGGCTTTATATGGTCCGCAAACGTAGTTACAGGCAAAGTCAACTGGCGCAAATACATAGGTGCAGCAATATCATCCACTCCTGAACTGTACAACGGAACGCTTTACGTGACGTATGGTCCTGGCAGTGCTGCGGATTCTGGGGCAGTAGGGATAAATGTAGCTAAGAATGGGAACAAGACTACTGTTATTGCATTGAATGCCGCGACAGGCGAAACTTACTGGGCAAACACGCTTCAGACCAAAATGAATGCAATATGGTCATCCCCTATAATATACAAGGGTTTGGTTTACGTCGGTGTAGCTTCCTCAGGAGACGAGTCGCAAAGCACATGGAAAGGGGCAATTTTCGCCCTTAATGCCAGAACAGGAGTCGAAGCATGGAATACATCTGTTGCAGGACCAGACGGCGGTGCCGCAGTATGGAGCTCTGTAGTCGTTGATCCTGTGCTCAATGAAATATACTTCGGAACCGGAAATGCGTATTCATCGCCAGCAACAAAAGCATCAAATCCGGCCAACGACATAGCAGCAGCAAATGAATTGATTCTTAATCTTTCAGGGTCATTTTCCTGGATTTCAAGCCAAAATTCTCTCATAGTCTCTGTAACTGGAAATTCTGTAGGCACATATTCAACCTCTAACGTTGCACTTGCCGCACCTGGAAGCATTGAAACACAGACATTTACTGTAACGTCAAACGCTGCATTGCAGACGCTTACAACCACGACCGGGAATTTCTACAACATAACGCAAGTATCGTTGGACAGCCCTAATAACCATGGAGCAAACCCTTCCCTCAACGGAATTGTAATAGAAGAATATACCAGCTCATTTGCGCCTAATACCGTAAATTCAATAAACGCGACAACCACGCTGGAAAATTCGCTCTACAGCTATTCAATCGTATCATTGGATGCAACCAGCGGGCAAATCGTATGGTACAACCAAACCTGCACACTTGGACTTAGCGCGTGCGCCGACGCGGACTTCGGATCGACGCCCAACCTGTTCTCATTCACGAACAGCATAACCAGCATTACTTACAACGCGGTAGGCATCGGGGGAAAAGACAGCAATTATTATGTATTCAACAGGGAAAATGGCGTTCTTCTGGAAAAATTCACGAACATCGGAACTTCAGAATCTCAAAATTTCTCTGATGGTGGAATAATAGGAATTGCAGGAACTACCGGCACAAATAATCCCGAAATATTCGTTCCATCATTTTATTACCAATCAGGAACAGGAATATACGGTGGCATAATCCAAGCATTGAATACCTCAACTGGAAACAAAGATTGGAACTTTTCTACTACTGGAATTACTGATGGATCTGTTGCGGTTATTCCTGGTGCTATATTATTCGGAGATGCACACTTCACTTCTATTGGAAATGGAGATTTATACGCAATTTCAACATCTGGAGTCCAATTATTCCATAGTAAACTTCAAAATGGTATGGACTCTGGTGTATCTGTTGCTGAAGGACATGTTTTTGCAACAGGTTTCTTGAGTCCATCAAAAGCTTCATCAAATACTTTAGGTATTTACGCGTTTTCGTTGCCTCCTGTATTGACTATAAGCAACATAGTTGCAGATGGGGGGCAACCAATTACGCTAACGGCAAAAATTTCAAATTCGATTAAACCTGATGAATATTCGTTCTATTTTTTCAATGAAAACGGCATACAAACAAATCTTGTTTACGGGTCAAACGGCATCTGCAATGGCGCAAATGTCATAATAACGGCCCAAGCCGCCGAGTGCACGCTCGATCTTGGCATAGGCGGTTTTAGTCCCACATTCTACACATTCGGGGTCGGCGTAACGAGCGGCTCGAATACTTTCAATTCCATACCTGTGTCCGTAGCGGTATACGGAGATTCCAACAATACGAATTCCAATTCGCCAACATTGAAGATAGCGCCAACCTATGCTATGCCATCTACCGGCCAAAGCGAAACATTTAGCCTTAAGATAAGCGGAGGCGTAGGTCCTTTCAGCATAGCATTATACAACATGACGGGAAATGACCAGATGGGAAGCAATCTAATCGTGCAGTCTCCTGGAGGCTCTAACTCGATAACCTTTACCGTTGGTAAGTCAGGGTTATTCAGGTTTGATGCGATAGCAACGGATCTTGGCACAACGAACCCGTTCGTATTCAACTCAAGCAGGAGCGTCATAAGCGTAAATACCCTTGTGGCAAACGCGCCTATAGCAAACAGTACATTGATAAGCGATGGCCAAAAGGTGAACATAGCTGCGCAGCCAAGCGGCGGCTCTCCGCCCTACGGTTACCAGTGGTACAATAGCACTTCAAGCACAGCAGCATGGAACAATTGGAATTCTACAAGGGACGGCATACTTCTGGATAGCATGGAAAGCGGCTGGAGCGGCTTTAGCCCATCCTCTACGGAATATGCCGACTATGCGCAGGGCAACTATGTCGAAGGAAACGGCTCTGCTGCACTGGTTACTACAAACGGCAACGCCAAGATGATCAAGTACATACAGCCTACGGACTTGAGTAGCGCTACCAATTTCTATTTCTGGGTGCTGGTACCAAACTCCGTACTTGTTAAAAACGGCACCACGGGAATAGAGCTGGACTTTGCAAGGACCACAAACCTTAACAATCAGTTCCAGTGCTACTTTGACGGGGGCATGCTCAGGAACGGATGGAACCCTCTTGTCATAAACAAGAGCGACTGCATTAATGTCGTAAACAATGTGCCATCCAACGCACCAGCAAGCTGGGCTGGGATAAATGCAATAATGTTCCAGGTATACCCATCGATAAACGCGCCGGTCTTCCAAGTCAACTTCGACAACCTGAGGTACAACTACAACGGCGGCATATTCGGCAAGGCCGTGATAATGATAAACTTTGACGACGGATACAAGAACGTTTCAAGCACGGCATACCCAATACTCAAGGCATACAACCTCACGGCTACCGCATTCATACTTCCTGGGCTTCTCAACAACACTCCTCTGAACAGCAACAGCCCGACGTGCACAGGAAACGTGATAAGCAATACCGCAGAGGCTGGCTGCGAGGACTACATGACCGTGAATGATCTTAATATCCTGTACAACGGCGGGTGGGACATAGCAAGCCATACATGGGACCATTCAGGGGACCCGCAAGGGCTCCTCAACAATACAATCGGCCAGAACGTAATCTTCGAAATATTCAACAGCACCGCGTGGCTCAAGCAGAACGGCTTCACGCGCTCTGCGCGATTCTTCGCCTATCCTGACGGGGCATACAACGCGCTCATAATACAGGATGTCAAGAATGCGGGATACGTGCTGGCAAAGTACGGAAGCGGGGACTCTGTAAGGCAGCCGAACCTTTACGGTGGCGAGCCCTACAACCTTACATATACCGTAAAGGCTACTGACATTACCAACACTGTCCCTGTTAACACAATAGAATCCAAGATAAACGATGCGATAGCGCAGAAGGGCCTTCTGATAATAACATTCCACCAGGTATTCAGCAACAACGAGGCGGAAAGGAACGTATCTGCATACAACGAAACCCAATTCACGCAGGTCGTAAGTTACATAGCATCGCAGCAGAAGGGCGGAAACGTAATAGTAACGAACTTTAGCGACTATTATTCGATGCTCAACCATCCAATACAAAATTCAGGCGCAGCCTCGATTGCGGTATCGCCTGCATCAAACACGTACTATTACTATGGCGTAAACGATTCAACCAACGCAATATCATATTCACAAAAAATATTCATCACGGTAAACAGAACCCTCAGCATAACAAACTTCACCGCAAACAAGACCTCGGTAAATGTCGGCGAACCTGTCGGATTCAGGAACACCACAGTTGACGGAACCGGCAACAATATATTCAGCTATTCGATACTCACAGGCCCAACTGGAGGGAGCATGACCAGTACTGGCCCCAACGCATTTTCCTTCACATCTGCAGGGACATACGTTGTAAATCTTAGGGTTGTGGACCAGTCCGGTGAAACGGATAACGCAACTGCAACTATAGCTGTGGCAAGCTCGGCGACAACCACAATACCCAGCGGAGGCGGCGGAAGCACAGGCGGCGGAGCGGGTGGCGGCGGTGGCTCCTCAGTGCCTGTTGTAAGCTACTCAAACGGCTGCGCCATTATAACTAACGTCGCAGTGCCCAACAGCTTCAGCTTCACGCTTGACGGCAAGCAGGTTAAGGCAACCGACAACTTCATCGGCAGCAACTACACGAGCATAATAGTAGATGGGTCCACTTACGTGCTGAACCTTAACGGGCCTTCTACGATAAATGGCCTTGAATTCAACCTTACGAGGGTTTCATACCTTCCAATACAGCATACCGTGAGCTTTGCAGTATGCCAGCAAAGCGGCAAGGGCGTAAATCACCCCAATGCCACTACCAGCATAGCCATAAACATATCAACCAACCCTGTCAAGATAACCGTAGAGCCGAAAAACGCGACGCAGCTAATATCCGTAAGCAACACGATACCAAGCGTATCTCCTCCTGCTAACTTCACGCTTCTGTCAGCTATACTGCTGTCCGTGGGCAACCTCACGAACTCCACAACATTGGCAATCAGCATGAACTTCAAGTGCGGCCTGGCAGGGGTAAGTCCGTACGTGCTCAAGGACGGGACATGGAAAGCAATAACCCCATTCTCATACAGCAACGCAAGCGCTTCGTGTGCGGTTAAGTTCACGATACCTGCAAAGGATCCGGTGCTTGCCCTCATGCAGCGCACATCAACTCAGAACAGCATAGCCCCCCAACAGCAGCAGGTGCCCAAGCAGTCCAACGTAACTACACAGCCAAGCCCAACGGTAAATGCTCAGCGCGCATCCAATGCCTCAAATTACCTGTCACAGGCAAAGAGGGACATAATAGCCAGCGTACTCGTGATTGCAGGGCTAATGGCGCTGATAGGCGGAATACATGCGACGAAGCTCAGGAAGAAGATGAAGAAATACGCCTATAAGCGAAGGGTAAAGAGAAAGGGCTACAAGCACAAGGCAAAAGGCGCGTAACGCACCAAGCGCCTTGCAAGAGAGGAAGCGGTGCCGTTGCTGATCTTGGCCATGATAATGGCAGTAACGACGCATATGGTAATGCTTATATAGAGCAAAATTCCTAAATTCTAGTGTTATTGGTGCGTTAGGGTAAACATAGGAGCGAAGAAGATTTTATGCCAAACACATTGCCAGAACGTAATGCAAGGGAGCTGTTAGAGATAGTTGCCATACTGGTGGTGTTTGAATTCGCGCTTATAGCCGCAATATTCGTTTTCCAGGCTCCGATACGCAAGCCAATAGTGCAAACAATACCATCCAGCGTGCCGTACGAGTCCATGATCAACCTCGTGACGTGGACGCAGAGCAACGGCTATTCCGCGCTCCAATGGAACGCCATAACGGAACTGAGCATATTCCACGTATGGCCCAATGCCAACGGCAGCATAACATACGACGTAGGGGGAGCTCCGCTTGACTACAACGCGATAATTGCAACGGCGCATTCCCACAACGTCAAGGTGTTCCTGG
This window harbors:
- a CDS encoding polysaccharide deacetylase family protein, coding for MQHRNLFILSAISIIFVLLLIVPKAQPVTGGEWTSLTFDNNNTRYQANSTINSMNVGSLVPAWNITTHNSITSTPLVQNGNVYFDDWGGFIWSANVVTGKVNWRKYIGAAISSTPELYNGTLYVTYGPGSAADSGAVGINVAKNGNKTTVIALNAATGETYWANTLQTKMNAIWSSPIIYKGLVYVGVASSGDESQSTWKGAIFALNARTGVEAWNTSVAGPDGGAAVWSSVVVDPVLNEIYFGTGNAYSSPATKASNPANDIAAANELILNLSGSFSWISSQNSLIVSVTGNSVGTYSTSNVALAAPGSIETQTFTVTSNAALQTLTTTTGNFYNITQVSLDSPNNHGANPSLNGIVIEEYTSSFAPNTVNSINATTTLENSLYSYSIVSLDATSGQIVWYNQTCTLGLSACADADFGSTPNLFSFTNSITSITYNAVGIGGKDSNYYVFNRENGVLLEKFTNIGTSESQNFSDGGIIGIAGTTGTNNPEIFVPSFYYQSGTGIYGGIIQALNTSTGNKDWNFSTTGITDGSVAVIPGAILFGDAHFTSIGNGDLYAISTSGVQLFHSKLQNGMDSGVSVAEGHVFATGFLSPSKASSNTLGIYAFSLPPVLTISNIVADGGQPITLTAKISNSIKPDEYSFYFFNENGIQTNLVYGSNGICNGANVIITAQAAECTLDLGIGGFSPTFYTFGVGVTSGSNTFNSIPVSVAVYGDSNNTNSNSPTLKIAPTYAMPSTGQSETFSLKISGGVGPFSIALYNMTGNDQMGSNLIVQSPGGSNSITFTVGKSGLFRFDAIATDLGTTNPFVFNSSRSVISVNTLVANAPIANSTLISDGQKVNIAAQPSGGSPPYGYQWYNSTSSTAAWNNWNSTRDGILLDSMESGWSGFSPSSTEYADYAQGNYVEGNGSAALVTTNGNAKMIKYIQPTDLSSATNFYFWVLVPNSVLVKNGTTGIELDFARTTNLNNQFQCYFDGGMLRNGWNPLVINKSDCINVVNNVPSNAPASWAGINAIMFQVYPSINAPVFQVNFDNLRYNYNGGIFGKAVIMINFDDGYKNVSSTAYPILKAYNLTATAFILPGLLNNTPLNSNSPTCTGNVISNTAEAGCEDYMTVNDLNILYNGGWDIASHTWDHSGDPQGLLNNTIGQNVIFEIFNSTAWLKQNGFTRSARFFAYPDGAYNALIIQDVKNAGYVLAKYGSGDSVRQPNLYGGEPYNLTYTVKATDITNTVPVNTIESKINDAIAQKGLLIITFHQVFSNNEAERNVSAYNETQFTQVVSYIASQQKGGNVIVTNFSDYYSMLNHPIQNSGAASIAVSPASNTYYYYGVNDSTNAISYSQKIFITVNRTLSITNFTANKTSVNVGEPVGFRNTTVDGTGNNIFSYSILTGPTGGSMTSTGPNAFSFTSAGTYVVNLRVVDQSGETDNATATIAVASSATTTIPSGGGGSTGGGAGGGGGSSVPVVSYSNGCAIITNVAVPNSFSFTLDGKQVKATDNFIGSNYTSIIVDGSTYVLNLNGPSTINGLEFNLTRVSYLPIQHTVSFAVCQQSGKGVNHPNATTSIAINISTNPVKITVEPKNATQLISVSNTIPSVSPPANFTLLSAILLSVGNLTNSTTLAISMNFKCGLAGVSPYVLKDGTWKAITPFSYSNASASCAVKFTIPAKDPVLALMQRTSTQNSIAPQQQQVPKQSNVTTQPSPTVNAQRASNASNYLSQAKRDIIASVLVIAGLMALIGGIHATKLRKKMKKYAYKRRVKRKGYKHKAKGA
- a CDS encoding PQQ-binding-like beta-propeller repeat protein, which translates into the protein MVQKLLLLALAFSLCVAFAVSQQVRGGDWTSLILNNNNTRYQANSTINSSNIANITQAWVINTNSFITSTPMVLNGNVYFTDWNGNVYSAGMANGTVNWKASLDSSSEGISSTVLLEGGMVYVAYGPLGPESVAALYQSNGTTAWVTALNT